A window of Streptomyces sp. N50 contains these coding sequences:
- a CDS encoding twin-arginine translocase TatA/TatE family subunit: MFGLSELAVILLVVVVVLGIKKLPELTRSAGKATRIFKSEARALKEDDSRRP; this comes from the coding sequence ATGTTCGGCTTGAGCGAACTGGCCGTGATCCTTCTCGTCGTCGTGGTCGTCCTCGGGATCAAGAAGCTGCCGGAGCTGACGCGTTCGGCGGGCAAAGCGACTCGGATCTTCAAGAGCGAGGCCAGGGCGCTCAAGGAGGACGACTCCCGGCGCCCCTGA
- a CDS encoding YdcF family protein, producing the protein MRRRIGLAMAGAAALAWGEWLNWRWSRILVGNGEGASEAVVVLGYRNPQATANVINRWRVRAGIRSIAADGGRRTRVIFSGGAPGRGTAEAQLMADYAKSVPEFDGTVLLEDQSATTWENITNVIPLLEDVDRIKIVSQPAHALKARAYLRRQRPDLAERLVRADDYRPGEWAAVKPLLALYGLWTLRGLKADERKVSL; encoded by the coding sequence ATGCGGCGAAGGATAGGACTGGCGATGGCCGGGGCGGCGGCCCTGGCCTGGGGTGAGTGGTTGAACTGGCGCTGGTCCCGGATTCTGGTGGGGAACGGTGAGGGCGCCTCGGAGGCCGTGGTGGTGTTGGGGTACCGGAATCCCCAAGCGACGGCGAACGTGATCAACCGATGGCGGGTCCGTGCCGGCATCCGCTCCATCGCCGCTGACGGCGGGCGGCGGACGCGTGTGATCTTCAGCGGTGGTGCGCCCGGCAGAGGCACGGCGGAGGCCCAACTGATGGCCGACTACGCGAAGTCGGTGCCTGAGTTCGACGGCACGGTGCTCCTGGAGGACCAGAGCGCGACGACATGGGAGAACATCACGAACGTGATCCCCCTGCTTGAAGACGTGGACCGCATCAAGATCGTCTCCCAGCCGGCTCATGCGCTCAAGGCCCGCGCGTACTTGCGGCGGCAGCGCCCCGATCTGGCGGAGAGGCTGGTGCGCGCGGACGACTACCGGCCTGGCGAGTGGGCGGCCGTGAAGCCGTTGCTTGCTCTGTACGGACTCTGGACGCTGCGCGGTCTCAAGGCCGACGAACGGAAAGTCTCGCTGTAG
- a CDS encoding YybH family protein, with protein MTDLAAELTAFMTRYEQATNTHDIDRVAPLIDADAVYWFSDGSHRGLGEITGAIERTFAAIQDEVYEIQDLEWVALAADHAVCRYRFSWTGVVDGRPRSGQGRGTNVLVKREGGWRMRHEHLSP; from the coding sequence ATGACAGATCTCGCTGCCGAGCTCACAGCGTTCATGACGCGCTACGAGCAGGCCACCAACACCCACGACATCGACCGTGTAGCGCCGTTGATCGACGCGGACGCCGTCTATTGGTTCTCCGACGGTTCCCATCGGGGCCTGGGCGAGATCACGGGAGCGATCGAGCGGACCTTCGCGGCCATCCAGGACGAGGTGTACGAAATCCAGGATCTTGAGTGGGTCGCCCTGGCCGCCGACCACGCCGTGTGCCGGTATCGCTTCTCCTGGACGGGGGTGGTCGACGGCCGGCCCCGGTCGGGACAGGGGCGCGGCACGAACGTGCTCGTGAAGCGGGAGGGCGGGTGGAGGATGCGGCACGAGCACTTGAGCCCCTGA